One Hordeum vulgare subsp. vulgare chromosome 4H, MorexV3_pseudomolecules_assembly, whole genome shotgun sequence DNA window includes the following coding sequences:
- the LOC123448203 gene encoding uncharacterized protein LOC123448203 yields the protein MGEVNPLPPFLKYKKIHLRLVSGIMWISTPSRATRSDVQTLLWKGNVCAKRVVWRRVRRPRRWPHQETPATGVSGLEGGSGFWLTVTMRRRPSPPTDADRIEAARRVARQRISASSVRPWQGPLPKVIFKITALIRTWSLLTPVAAREHMVAGCARWKMVAQDIFSRFGWRHFNRIGV from the exons atgggtgaggtaaatcCTTTGCCTCCTTTTTTAAAATACAAAAAGATACATCTAAGGCTTGTATCTGGGATAATGTGGATAAGCACACCGTCACGTGCCACACGGTCTGACGTTCAAACCCTATTGTGGAAAGGAAATGTATGCGCGAAAAGAGTTGTCTGGCGACGAGTCAGGCGACCTCGTCGCTGGCCGCATCAGGAAACGCCGGCGACGGGAGTTTCAGGCCTGGAGGGCGGTTCTGGGTTCTGGCTGACAGTGACGATGAGGAGGAGGCCCTCGCCACCGACG GATGCGGACAGGATCGAGGCCGCCAGGAGGGTTGCCCGTCAAAGAATATCGGCGTCGTCTGTGCGGCCGTGGCAGGGTCCTCTTCCTAAG GTTATCTTCAAAATTACCGCACTGATCCGCACATGGtcgttactcactcctgtggCAGCCAGGGAGCATATGGTTGCTGGGTGTGCCCGTTGGAAGATGGTAGCACAGGATATCTTCAGCCGGTTTGGATGGCGACATtttaataggataggtgtttgA